From a region of the Acidicapsa acidisoli genome:
- a CDS encoding DUF2062 domain-containing protein, with protein MQRILQSGSPLSRRFEAAQEKILEWLQCGLAPRQLAFTLALGFAIGCIPLLGVTTAICALLAMMLRLNMPAIQAANWVAMPLQVVLLIPFLRLGHWLFRGESVAFNPAQLLLQIEAAPWHSLVQMSGLFGHAVVAWMITAGPALALFTILLTPLMHRISRLVPVAAD; from the coding sequence ATGCAGCGCATTCTGCAATCTGGTTCTCCGCTGTCGCGCCGTTTCGAGGCTGCGCAGGAGAAGATTCTGGAGTGGCTTCAGTGCGGATTGGCGCCGCGGCAGCTTGCTTTTACACTGGCTTTGGGCTTTGCCATTGGCTGCATTCCGCTGCTGGGCGTGACGACGGCCATCTGCGCGTTGCTGGCAATGATGCTGCGGTTGAATATGCCGGCGATCCAGGCAGCGAACTGGGTCGCGATGCCGCTCCAGGTCGTGCTGTTGATTCCCTTCCTGCGCCTCGGTCACTGGCTCTTCCGCGGCGAATCGGTCGCTTTCAATCCTGCTCAGCTCCTGCTCCAGATCGAGGCTGCGCCCTGGCACTCGCTGGTGCAGATGAGCGGCCTTTTCGGACATGCGGTAGTGGCCTGGATGATTACGGCAGGACCGGCGCTGGCGCTCTTTACCATCCTTCTGACTCCTTTAATGCACCGAATTTCAAGGCTTGTTCCGGTCGCGGCCGACTGA
- a CDS encoding metallophosphoesterase: protein MLYSTEIERYRIDVTEAEVRLRGLPASFDGVRVVQISDIHLDEFTEPFFLRQVVDKINSMKPDAILLTGDFVSDEPRSKAFANRAAWECAKILSELHCRQLYAVMGNHDVAVGAPSVTEALTASGILVLNNGCLPIERFGERTGGRIWLAGLDDPFEGLPDPDLAIPASIRNRPNEPVILMCHAPDYVDDLIATPAGRAVDLMLSGHTHGGQIRMPFVGPMSLPPMGRKYVEGWFRFGRMQLYVNRGIGTVELPIRFACPPEILHMTLRSA, encoded by the coding sequence ATGCTCTATTCCACCGAAATTGAGCGTTATCGGATCGATGTGACCGAGGCCGAGGTGCGCCTCCGAGGCCTGCCCGCCTCGTTCGATGGCGTCCGTGTCGTACAAATCAGCGACATCCATCTGGACGAATTCACGGAGCCGTTTTTCCTGCGCCAGGTGGTCGACAAGATAAATAGCATGAAGCCCGATGCAATCCTGCTGACCGGCGACTTTGTCAGCGATGAGCCTCGGTCTAAAGCCTTTGCTAACCGCGCAGCGTGGGAGTGTGCGAAGATCCTCAGCGAACTCCATTGCCGGCAACTCTACGCAGTGATGGGCAACCACGACGTAGCCGTCGGAGCGCCGAGCGTCACGGAGGCATTGACGGCCAGCGGCATCCTCGTCCTGAACAACGGGTGCCTGCCGATTGAACGCTTTGGGGAGAGAACCGGCGGCCGAATCTGGCTCGCGGGACTCGATGATCCATTTGAAGGCCTTCCGGACCCCGATTTGGCTATTCCCGCTTCGATCCGCAACCGTCCGAACGAACCGGTCATTCTGATGTGTCACGCGCCGGATTACGTAGACGACCTTATCGCAACTCCAGCGGGCCGGGCAGTAGATCTCATGTTGAGCGGTCACACCCACGGCGGCCAGATCCGCATGCCCTTTGTCGGCCCTATGAGCCTCCCGCCGATGGGCCGGAAGTACGTCGAAGGCTGGTTCCGGTTTGGAAGGATGCAGCTCTATGTCAATCGCGGAATAGGCACCGTCGAGCTACCAATACGATTCGCGTGTCCACCGGAGATTTTGCATATGACCCTGCGCAGCGCCTGA
- a CDS encoding metallophosphoesterase — MAFFDSLSRRPISRRGLLKAGVLGAAGLALYSGEIERHWIEITQAEVQLRGLADAFDGVQIVQLSDIHMEEYTEPFFLRDAVDKINRMQPDAVLLTGDFVSDVPRSKHFAAGAAWQCASILSELRCRQLYAVLGNHDVSVGEQNIIEALTAHGVTVLRNAYLPIERFGDRTGGRIWLAGLDDPCKGDPDADLAIPVSIRNQAKEPVILMCHAPDYADDLLVTPAGRAVDLMLSGHTHGGQVRIPALGPLALPELGRKYVEGWFRFGKMQLYVNRGIGTVGLPFRFACPPEITQLTLRSA, encoded by the coding sequence ATGGCTTTTTTTGATTCTCTCTCCCGTCGGCCCATAAGCCGGCGCGGTTTACTGAAGGCAGGAGTTCTAGGCGCCGCCGGGTTGGCCCTCTATTCCGGCGAAATTGAGCGCCATTGGATCGAGATCACGCAGGCCGAAGTGCAACTGCGCGGCCTTGCGGACGCGTTCGACGGTGTCCAAATCGTACAACTCAGCGATATCCACATGGAGGAGTACACGGAGCCGTTTTTCCTGCGCGACGCGGTAGACAAGATCAATCGCATGCAGCCCGACGCAGTCCTGCTCACCGGCGACTTCGTTAGCGATGTGCCTCGATCGAAGCATTTTGCGGCTGGCGCAGCATGGCAATGCGCCAGCATTCTCAGCGAACTGCGGTGCAGGCAACTCTACGCCGTGCTCGGCAACCATGACGTGTCCGTCGGTGAGCAGAACATCATCGAGGCGTTAACCGCCCATGGCGTCACGGTTCTCAGAAACGCATATCTGCCGATCGAACGCTTCGGCGATCGAACCGGCGGCCGAATCTGGCTCGCGGGACTCGACGATCCGTGCAAGGGCGATCCAGACGCCGATCTAGCTATTCCCGTCTCAATACGCAATCAGGCGAAGGAACCCGTGATTCTGATGTGTCACGCGCCCGATTACGCCGATGACCTGCTCGTGACTCCAGCCGGCCGGGCCGTCGATCTCATGTTGAGCGGTCACACCCATGGAGGCCAGGTCCGCATACCCGCGTTGGGTCCTTTGGCTCTTCCAGAGCTGGGCAGGAAGTATGTCGAGGGCTGGTTTCGCTTTGGGAAGATGCAGCTCTACGTCAATCGCGGCATAGGCACCGTCGGGCTGCCGTTTCGATTCGCTTGCCCGCCGGAGATTACACAGCTAACCCTGCGCAGTGCCTGA